A window from Drosophila sechellia strain sech25 unplaced genomic scaffold, ASM438219v1 U_340, whole genome shotgun sequence encodes these proteins:
- the LOC116803240 gene encoding uncharacterized protein LOC116803240 codes for MVSRIAHNDFIVSRQLLINRADTDKDKRSAKMLIIYSTGKQHIVTFKLPIHAFTVQELFLKMNLHMEDNITIDCMENAGGIIHLVVSVGLAIGDTIADTIAKAEEFYKKEHQSRASADAAPRNAVPVEEPPSLPVVKPSVVSVGFAIGDTVADTIAHAEEFNKKVHQSKASAGAALPNAVPVEVPPSRAVVKPSETSVANNGCQPAATKGKKHKKRHCAPGDTNADKAISSANQDANTSKAKKHKKGHSTKDRNGYQLAGAQYNPGSSGNKQGNQTPTGNTSNSPKKSSTAQVISSVDQDDNTPKTKKQKKCHSAEDSNGYQVAGAQHNLGSSGNKQGNQTPTGNTSNSPKKSSTAQVISSVDQDDNTPKTKKQKKCHSAEDSNGYQVAGAQDNPGSSGNKQGNQTPTGNTSNSPKKSNGLQGVQPAGDALASSQSIQLKDQVAHATVSKKSEETAGGSQSRVQPNVASIPAPAEKATRDTIPTPAERAEKSRLRRNSNWIISRDFDDEVIVLLSSEDEETTAADNGQTEGRLFVDENPTLFTYPPTGTGGLSITIKDYMRLKEGSFLNDIIIDFYLRWLKNNIIPEGQRDRTHIFSTFFHMRLTTETSPNNTKEPVAKRRHERVKKWTRTVNIFEKDFIIIPFNENSHWILAIICFPNLKTSVVNHDVQTPGEDIPIKQPLILIFDSLESNSRYRHIAILHDYLNFEYKAKYPKERARIFNWDNMPGLIVEVPQQENLTDCGLYLLQYAEQFFTKPIVNYKLPIRELIDWFDLLTVTKKREDIANLIQKLMNEGNQQGITLPVIKFPTLNGIMVMDVDDEKECDTEEESQTINQYSFETRTPPKRRHTLK; via the coding sequence ATGGTAAGTCGAATCGCCCATAACGACTTCATAGTCTCCCGTCAATTGCTGATCAATCGAGCCGACACGGATAAGGACAAACGGAGTGCCAAGATGCTCATTATCTACAGCACTGGAAAGCAGCACATCGTCACCTTCAAGCTGCCCATCCATGCTTTTACAGTGCAGGAGCTGTTTCTCAAGATGAACCTTCATATGGAGGATAACATCACGATTGATTGCATGGAGAATGCCGGTGGTATTATCCATTTGGTGGTCTCTGTGGGACTCGCCATCGGTGATACCATTGCCGATACGATTGCCAAGGCGGAGGAGTTCTACAAGAAGGAGCATCAGTCCAGGGCGTCCGCTGATGCCGCTCCTCGCAACGCGGTGCCCGTTGAAGAGCCACCATCTCTTCCGGTTGTCAAGCCATCGGTGGTCTCTGTGGGCTTCGCCATCGGTGATACCGTTGCCGATACGATTGCCCATGCGGAGGAGTTCAACAAGAAGGTGCATCAGTCAAAGGCGTCTGCTGGTGCCGCTCTTCCCAACGCGGTGCCCGTAGAAGTGCCACCATCTCGTGCGGTTGTCAAGCCATCGGAGACTTCGGTGGCCAACAATGGTTGCCAGCCAGCTGCAACTAAAGGCAAGAAGCACAAGAAAAGACATTGCGCTCCGGGAGACACCAATGCTGACAAAGCGATATCGTCGGCGAATCAAGACGCCAATACTTCCAAGGCCAAGAAACATAAGAAGGGCCATTCTACAAAGGACAGGAATGGTTATCAACTTGCTGGTGCTCAATACAACCCAGGTTCATCTGGCAATAAACAGGGAAATCAAACCCCTACGGGTAACACCTCAAATTCTCCAAAGAAGAGTAGTACTGCCCAAGTGATATCGTCGGTGGATCAAGACGACAATACTCCCAAGACCAAGAAACAGAAGAAGTGTCATTCTGCAGAGGACAGCAATGGTTATCAAGTTGCTGGTGCTCAACATAACCTAGGTTCATCTGGCAATAAACAGGGAAATCAAACCCCTACGGGTAACACCTCAAATTCTCCAAAGAAGAGTAGTACTGCCCAAGTGATATCGTCGGTGGATCAAGACGACAATACTCCCAAGACCAAGAAACAGAAGAAGTGTCATTCTGCAGAGGACAGCAATGGTTATCAAGTTGCTGGTGCTCAAGACAACCCAGGTTCATCTGGCAATAAACAGGGAAATCAAACCCCTACGGGTAACACCTCAAATTCTCCAAAGAAGAGCAATGGTCTCCAGGGCGTGCAACCAGCTGGAGATGCTCTCGCAAGCTCCCAGTCAATCCAGTTGAAGGACCAAGTCGCACATGCCACTGTTAGCAAGAAATCGGAAGAGACAGCTGGAGGATCTCAATCGCGGGTGCAACCGAATGTTGCATCCATACCGGCACCAGCCGAGAAAGCAACTAGGGACACTATACCCACACCTGCAGAACGCGCAGAGAAGAGTCGCCTGCGCCGGAACAGCAACTGGATAATAAGCAGGGACTTTGACGATGAAGTCATTGTGCTATTGAGCAGCGAGGATGAGGAGACCACCGCCGCCGACAATGGCCAAACAGAGGGAAGACTCTTCGTCGACGAGAATCCAACGCTTTTCACATATCCGCCCACCGGAACCGGTGGCCTGAGCATCACCATTAAGGACTATATGCGTCTCAAGGAAGGCTCATTTCTGAACGACATAATCATTGATTTTTATCTGCGCTGGCTAAAGAATAACATCATACCAGAGGGTCAGCGCGATAGGACGCACATCTTTAGCACATTTTTCCACATGAGATTGACCACAGAGACGAGTCCCAACAACACGAAGGAGCCGGTGGCCAAGAGGCGTCACGAAAGGGTAAAGAAGTGGACACGAACCGTGAATATATTCGAGAAGGATTTCATCATAATACCATTCAACGAGAACTCCCATTGGATACTGGCCATCATATGTTTTCCAAACCTGAAGACCTCCGTGGTTAACCATGATGTACAGACACCCGGCGAAGACATTCCAATCAAACAGCCATTGATTCTCATCTTCGATTCGTTGGAGAGCAACTCACGCTATCGACATATTGCCATATTGCATGATTACCTCAACTTCGAGTACAAGGCAAAGTATCCGAAAGAGCGGGCGCGCATCTTCAACTGGGATAATATGCCCGGTCTCATTGTGGAGGTGCCGCAACAGGAGAATCTCACCGATTGCGGCCTCTATCTGCTGCAGTATGCAGAGCAATTCTTCACAAAACCCATCGTTAACTATAAGCTGCCCATTAGGGAGCTGATCGATTGGTTTGACCTGCTCACAGTAACCAAGAAGCGCGAGGATATCGCCAATCTCATCCAGAAGCTGATGAATGAAGGCAATCAGCAGGGCATAACTTTGCCCGTCATAAAGTTTCCCACACTGAATGGCATAATGGTGATGGATGTGGATGACGAAAAGGAATGTGACACGGAGGAAGAGAGTCAAACTATAAACCAATATAGTTTTGAAACCAGAACACCGCCGAAAAGAAGGCATACACTCAAGTAA